TGCAACGGGTGTTCACCCGCGCGCTCGCTCCGCTCATCTCCTTGCTCAACGGCTCAGCGAACGCCCTGCTGCGCAAGGTCGGGGTCGAGCCGCGCGAGGAGCTCTCCGGCGCCCGCTCTGCGTCTGAGCTGGCCTCGCTCGTGCGTCGCTCGGCACAGGTCGGCACGCTCGACAAGTCCATGGCACGACTCATCACCAACGCCGTCGAGCTCGACGAGCTCACCGCAGTCGACGTCATGACGGATCGGATGCGGATGGCGGTGGTCACCCGGGACGACACCGCAGCCGCGGTCATCGCTCTCGCCAGGGCGACCGGCCATTCCCGTTTCCCGGTCATCGACGACTCGCGCGACGACATCGTCGGTCTCGTCCACCTGCGCAAGGCCGTCTCCGTCCCGTACGAGCGCCGCGACCAGGTTCCTGCCGCTGCCCTCATGGTCGACGCCCCGCGTGTCCCCGAGACGGTCCGCCTCGGCCCGCTGCTCGTCGAGCTCCGAGGGTTCGGCCTGCAGATGGCAGTCGTCGTCGACGAGTACGGCGGGACGTCCGGGGTGGTCACGCTCGAAGACGTCATCGAGGAGCTCGTCGGTGACGTCGCCGACGAGCACGACCCTCGACGGGCGGGTGCGCTGCTCGCGACCGACGGGTCATGGGTGGTCCCCGGCCTCTTGCGCCCCGACGAGCTCGAGGAACGCACAGGGCTGCGTGTTCCTGAAGGTCCCGACTACGAGACGCTCGGTGGTCTCGTGATGGCGAGGCTGGGCCGTGTCCCACGCATCGGCGACGTCGTGCGCGTCGAGGCAGAGCTCGAACCGAGACTGATCCTCGCGAGCATCGAGGCGATGGACGGCAGACGCGTCGAGCGTCTGCGTCTGAGAACGGGGCAGGACGCATGAGCTCAGGTACAGCACTGGTCGTGGGCGTCCTGCTCTTGGCCGCCAACGCGTTCTTCGTCGGCGCCGAGTTCGCCATCATCTCCGCGCGTCGCAGCGCCATCGAGCCGCTCGCGCTCGCGGGGAACAAGCGTGCGAAGACGGTCTTGTGGGCGATGGAGCACGTCTCGCTCATGCTCGCGTGCGCCCAGCTGGGGGTGACGGTGTGCTCGACCGGCCTCGGGGTGATCGCCGAGCCCGCGCTCGCGCACCTGATCGAGGCTCCGCTCGAGGCGCTCGGCGTCTCTGCGTCGCTCAAGCACCCGATCGCGTTCGTGCTCGCTCTGGCGATCGTCGTCTACCTCCACGTCGTCCTGGGCGAGATGGTTCCGAAGAACCTCTCGGTGTCCGGGCCGGACAAGGCCGTCATGTGGTTCGGCCCGCCGCTCGTCTACGTGGGACGCATCCTCAAGCCGATCATCTACGCGCTCAACTGGATCGCGAACCATGCGGTGCGGTTCACCGGCGTGGAACCGAAGGACGAGGTCGCGTCGGCGTTCACTGCCGAAGAGGTGCAGTCGATCCTCGAGCACTCTCGGGCGCAGGGGTCTCTGGCCGACGAACAGGGCCTGCTCGCCGGAGCGATCGAGTTCTCTGAGCGCGACGCGGTCGACGTGATGGTTCCCGTGGAGGACCTCGTGCTCCTCCACGAGGGCTGCACGGCGGACGACGTCGAACGGCTCGTGGCACGCACGGGCTACAGCAGGTTCCCGGTCGCTGACGCTGCGGGGGACCTTCTCGGGTACCTGCACCTCAAGGACGTCCTCTTCGCGACCGACGACCAGCGTCACGTGCCGCTCCAGGTGTGGCGCGTGCGCGCTCTCGCGGAGGCCTCGCCTGGCGACGAGATCGAGGTGGTGCTGCGCGCTATGCAGCGTTCAGGAGCTCACCTGGCCCGGATCTGGGACGGGACCTCGGTCCTCGGTGTGGTCTTCCTGGAAGACATCCTGGAGGAGCTTGTCGGCGAGGTTCGCGACGCGATGCAGCGTGACGTCCGGTGAGGTCGTCCGTTCTGCGCGGATTCACGCTCTGTTCACAGAGTCGGGTGTGATCTATGCTGCAATCGGCTCTCACAGGCTTGGAATGTGAGAGATCCTTCGTTACTGTTTTGTGATCGTAGTTGTGGTCGTGTTCCTGCTCGTCGGCGCCGATGTGTCGTGTAGAGGGAGCGGGACCGCTTCCTGTGCCGGACGAGGCGCCCACGACCATCGAGGTCGGGTGCCGGACGAGATGACCTGGAGGTGTCGTGGACCAGAGCAGCAGTGGCTTGCAGTCAGGGGATGCGCCCCTCTCCCGGCGAGCGCTCCGTGAAGCGGCAGAGCAAGCATCTCGTCGCCCGACCCGGACCCGACGTGAAGCCCCGTCGCGTCCGACCCCCGTCATCGCTGAGCGCCCGGTGATCGACGAGGTCAAGGCGCCGGTCGACCGCACAGCTTCTTTCGACCGCGTAGCTCCTCTCGACCGAGCAGCTTCTTCCAGCCGCAACGCTCCGTCCAACCGCACGGCTCCTTCGCAGAGCGCGTCGTCGTCTCGGAACACGTCGTCGCAGACGCGCAGGTCGACGTCGAACCGCTCGACGGCACGCGCCAAGGTCCCCGCGAACCGGCCGGGCGCCTCGAGCCGCCAGTCGACGTCTGTGGCGCACCGGTGGATCCCTCGTGCTGCCGTGCTCACGAGCCTCGCGGTCGCGACGATCGCGCTCCCGCTGTCGTCTGTCGTGGGTGCCGGGACAGCGACGAGCACCTCGTTGCTGGCGAGCACCCCTGATGCCCCCGCTGCACCGGTCGGTCCCAGCACGCTGGAGATCGTCGCGAACAGCGTCGAGGACACGACGACGACTCCGCCTGCCAGCCTGGCGCAAGCGGTCCCGGAGGAACAGCGCACGGTGCTGGCCGCGAGCCGCTCGGAGGAGCGCACGCCGCTCCCTGGGTGTGACAGCGACGTGCAGCCGACGGGTACCAACGGCAACCTCTTGAAGTCCACGCTCTGCGAGCTGTGGGGATCGGGCAACTATCTCCGTGCCGATGCGGCTGTGGCGATCGCTGCTCTCAACGAGGCGTACGTCTCGGAGTACGGCGTGAACATGTGCATCACGGACTCCTACCGGACGCTGTCCTCTCAGTACTCGCTCAAGAGCGCGAAGGGTGCCTACGCCGCGACGCCCGGGACGTCCGAGCACGGGTGGGGCCTGGCCGTGGACCTCTGCCCCGAGACCTACCAGTCCACCGCCAAGTGGACCTGGATGAAGGCGAACGGGCCGCTGTACGGCTGGGACAACCCCGCATGGGCACGGCCGGGCGGCAGCGGAGCCACCGAGCCCTGGCACTGGGAGCTCACCGAAGCCGTGGAAGACGGGAACTGATCTCGGTCCTGGCTCCACCGGACGGCACCATGCAGGTGCCTCTCCCGAGAGCAGCACGAAGACGAACGGTCCCGCACCAGCAGGTGCGGGACCGTTCGTCTTCTGCGTGCGTGGTGCCGTACCGGGCCCGTGATCGCACGGGCCCGGTACGTGCGGTGGCTAGCGTGCGGCCTTGCGGCTCTTCCTCGAGCTTGCCTGGACGTCCTCGGCGGGTGTCGTCTCAGCAGCCTCGGCCGAGCCTTCGGCGCCGGTCTCGATCGCGGCTTCGACGACGGCGGTGCGACCCGCACGGACCTCGGCGAACGACGTCCCGTAGTACGCGGCCTCCATGATCGTCTTCATGTCCTCGAGCATCGGCATGCGCGGGTTCGCCGGCGCGCACTGGTCCTCGTAGGCGCCCATGGCGAGCTTGTCGAGGCGACCGATGAAGTCTTCCTCAGCGACGCCCTGTGCCTGGAAGGAGCGCGGCATGCTCAGCTTGTCGCGCAGCTGCTCGACGGCCCGTGCATAGGACTCGACGCCCTCGGCAGGGGTGGCTGCTGGCAGACCGAGGTGCTGGGCGATCTGCTGGAAGCGCTCGGGAGCCACGTAGTACTCGTACTTCGGCCAGCTGGTGAGCTTGGTCGGCACGGTTCCGTTGTAGCGGATGACGTGCGGCAGGTACGTCGCGTTGGTCCGGCCGTGGATGAGGTGGAACTCGGCGCCCGTGACGTGGGCCATCGCGTGCGCGATCCCGAGGAACGCGTTGCCGAAGGCCATGCCCGCGATGGACGCCGCGTTGTGCATCTTCTCGCGTGCCTTGACGACCGAGTCTTTCGAGTTGCCGGGGCCGCCGACGACAGACTCTTCGATGTTCTCGAAGATGAGCTTGATCGCGTGCAAGCACAGGCCGTCGGTGAAGTCGTTCGCGTAGACGGACACGTACGCCTCGGTCGCGTGGGTGAGCGCGTCGAAGCCGGAGTCTGCTGCGAGGAAGGACGGCATCATCGCGGTCAGGGCCGGGTCGACGATCGCGACGGTGGGCGTGAGCGCGTAGTCGGCGAGCGGGTACTTCTTGCCGCTGACCGGGTCGCTGATGACTGCGAACGGGGTCATCTCAGATCCGGTGCCCGACGTCGTCGGGATGCAGACGAGGCTGGCCTTCTCGCCGAGGTCGGGGAACTTGAAGGCACGCTTGCGGACGTCGAAGAACTTCTCCTTCATGTCCGCGAACTCGATCTCGGGGTGCTCGTAGAGGAGCCACATGACCTTCGCAGCATCCATGGGGGAGCCGCCGCCGAGCGCGATGATGGTGTCCGGGTTGAAGTGGCGCATCTCTTCTGCGCCCTTCTGGACCGAGTCCACCGTGGGCTCGGGGAGGATGTCGTCGATGATCTGGAGCGCGACGCGCTCTCCACGACGGTTGAGCACGTCGAGGATCTTGTCGACGAAGCCGAGGCGCGTCATCGTGGAGTCGGTGACGATCGTGACCCGGCTGATGCCGTGCATGTCCGCGAGGTAGCGGATGGCGTTCGGCTCGAAGTATGTCTTGGCGGGAACCTTGAACCACTGCAAGTTGTTGTTCCTCCGGCCGATGCGCTTGATGTTGACGAGGTTGACGGCTGAGACGTTGTTGGAGACCGAGTTGTGGCCGTAGGAGCCGCAGCCGAGCGTCAGCGAGGGGATGAAGGCGTTGTAGATGTCACCGATGCCACCGAGCGAGCTCGGCGCGTTGGTGATGATCCGGACAGCCTTGACCCGGGAGCCGAACTCCTCGATGATCGCTGCGTCTTCGGAGTGGATCGAGCCCGAGTGGCCGAGGCCGTCGAACTCCACCATCTGCTCGGAGAGCGAGATGCCGTGCTCGGCGTCGTCGGCCCGCAGGACGGCGAGGACGGGGGCGAGCTTCTCACGGGTGAGGGGCTCGTGAGGGCCGACTCCGGAGACCTCGACGAGGATGATCGACGTCTCGTCGGGAACCGTGAAGCCGGCGTTCTGTGCGATCCACGCGGGGGACTGGCCGACGACCGAGGCGTTGAGCTTCGCTCCGCCGCAGTTCTCCGACCCTGCCTGGACTCCGAAGATGAACTCCTCGAGGAGTGCCTTCTCGGCGGCGTTCGCCCGGTAGGCGTGGAGGATGTCGAACTCGGCCATGGCCTCGTCGTAGATCGGGGCGTCGAGGATGACTGCCTGCTCGGACGCGCAGACCATGCCGTTGTCGAAGGACTTGGACAGGACCACGTCGTTGACGGCGCGCTTGAGCTTGGCGCTGCGCTCGATGAAGGCGGGGACGTTACCGGCGCCGACGCCCAGGGCGGGCTTGCCGCACGAGTAGGCGGCGCGGACCATGGCGTTGCCGCCCGTGGCGAGGATGAGCGAGACGCCCGGGTGGTTCATGAGGAGGTTCGTGGCCTCGAGGGAGGGCGTCGACACCCACTGGATGCAGTTCTTGGGGGCTCCGGCGGCGATGGCAGCGTCGCGGACCACCTTGGCGGCGGCGACGGAGCAGCCCTGCGCGGAGGGGTGGAAGCCGAAGACGATCGGGTTGCGGGTCTTGAGCGCGATGAGCGCCTTGAAGATCGCGGTGGAGGTCGGGTTGGTGACCGGGGTGACGCCGCAGATGACTCCGACCGGCTCGGCGATCTCGGTGATGCCGGTGATCTCGTCGCGGCTGATGATGCCGACGGTCTTGAGCTTGAGCATCGAGTTGGTGACGTGCTCGCACGCGAAGATGTTCTTCACGGCCTTGTCTTCGAAGGTGCCTCGCTTGGTCTCTTCGACAGCGTGGACGGCGAGTGCGCCGTGCTGGTTGAGAGCAGCGACCGACGCCTTCTTGACGATCTGATCGATCTGTTCCTGCGTGAACGCGGCGTACTCGGCCAGCGCTTCCTGCGCCCCGGCGACCAGGACGTCGATCTGTGTGGAGATCGACGCGCTCACTGGTGTGTCGGTCATGGTCATTGTGTCCCCTTGCGTAGCGGTCCGTGTGAGATCTTTGTCTTGGTCTCACAGTAGACGTTGTAACCCAGGTCACATGCGCCAAAGGTCCCATGTTTTCGACCTCACGAATCCTCTCCGTCGGACGTCTACAGATCAGGGCGACGAACCGGCACAGACGCCTGCCCGACGACCACGCTCACGGACACGGACGGATCGAGAGACGATGAAGACGTTCACGGTGATCAGCTCGCCGCTCGGCGATCTGACGGCTGTCGCGACGGACGGCACGCTCAGCGCGCTGTACATGACGGACGCGGTCCACCGGCCGTCGGACGCATCCTTCGGGGAGGCGACGGAGGCAGGATTTGCGCTGCTGCGCGAAGAGATCACCCGGTACTTCGCGGGGGAGCTGCGCACCTTCACCGTCGAGACCGCCGCCGCAGGCACCCCGTTCCAGCTCCGGGTCTGGGCGGCGCTCGCGCGGATCCCGTACGGCCAGACCCGGTCGTACGCCGAGATCGCGCACGACCTCGGCGATCCCCGGACGGTCCGGGCCGTGGGCGCCGCGAACGGTCGGAACCCGCTGAGCATCGTCGTGCCGTGCCACCGCGTCGTCGGGGCTGACGGATCGCTCGTCGGCTTTGCCGGCGGTATCGAGCGCAAGCGCGCTCTCCTCGACCTGGAGAACCCCGCTCACGGCCGGTCAGGGGTGCTCTTCTGATGGTCGTCCGGCGACGGTCCGGTGCCCGGTGAGCACAGCGAGCCTGCCCCCCTTCGACGCCGTCGTGCGACAGCACGGCGCTGCCGTGCTGCGCCTGTGCAGGACGGTCGCGGGCGTGCACGATGCCGAGGACGTGTGGTCCGAGACGTTCCTCGCAGCGCTGCGGGCCTACCCCGCGCTCCCGGCTGACACCAACGTCGAGGCCTGGCTCGTGACGATCGCTCGACGCAAGTCGATCGACGCGCTGCGCGCTGCCGGGAGACGCCCGGTCCCGGTCGAGACGGTGCCGGAACGCGGTGCGCACGAAGCGACGGGGGACCCGGACCTCGTGACCGCGGTCGCTGCGTTGCCGCTCCGACAGCGGGAGGCGATCGCCTTCCACTACCTCGTCGGGCTGCCCTACGCCCAGGTCGCCGAGATCGTCGGCGGCTCGGAGCCCGCGGCCCGCCGGGCCGCCGCAGACGGGATGAAGGCGTTGCGCCGGACCTACCGACCCGCGCTCGAACCCTCTGGAGGGGGATCGCGATGACGAACGACAGCCTGCCGACCTTTCCTGACGCGACGGCCTCGAGCCTCCTGGAGACGCTGGGAGCCGCGGACGACGACGCATCGACCCGTCTCGCCGCACGCCTCGCCGCGGCCGCGGCAGACGAGGACCTCCTCGACATCGCCTACCGGACCCTCGACACCCCCGTGGGTCAGCTCGTCCTCGCGGCCACGACCGAGGGTCTCGTTCGTGTCGCGTTCGCCTCCGAGGGCCTCGAGGCCGTGCTCAGCACCCTCGCGCTGCGCATCAGCCCGCGCGTGCTCTACGCACCGGCGCGGCTCGACGCGACCGCGACGGAGCTCGACGAATATTTCGCCGGGCGCCGCCGCACCTTCGACGTCCCTCTCGACCTCCGTCTGGCTGTGGGCTTCCGGCGTGACGTCGTCACGGCGCTGCCGACGATCGCCTACGGGAGCACGGCGAGCTACGCCGCCGTCGCCGCACGTGCCGGGAGCCCGCGCGCCACCCGGGCGGTGGGGACAGCGTGCGCGCGCAACCCCCTCCCGCTGGTTCTGCCCTGCCACCGCGTCGTCCGCACGGACGGTGGCCTCGGCCAGTACGCCGGGGGTGCTGCGACGAAGGCGTGGCTCCTCGACCTCGAGCGCGGTCGATGAGCGCGACGCTGGACGTGCCCTGCACGCTGCCCCTCACGCTCGAGCCCTTGCTGCGGACCATCGCCGCTCATGCGGTCCCAGGTCTCGAGACCTGCGACGTCGAGGGGCGGACGCACTCGAAGGTCGTGCACGACGGGGAGGTGGGCCTCGCCGCGGCGTGGGACACCCCTGGTGCGGTGACGCTGAGCGCGACCGGACGGGCCGGCCCCGTCGAGGTCACCGGCGATCTCGTGCGTCTCGCCCGCCGATGGCTCGACCTCGACCGCGACGTCGCCGCCGTCGACACCCGCCTCGCGGAGTCCGAGCTGCTCCGGCCGCTCGTCGCCGCGCGGCCGGGGCTGCGGGTGCTCGGGACGGACGCTCCGGCCGGGCTGCGGGCGTTCCCTCGTCCCGCGGTGCTCGCAGGCACGGACGCTGAGGAGCTGCGCGCGCTCGTCGGCCTGACGCGGGCGCGGGCCGCCACGGTCGTGGGCCTTGCGCGTGCCGTGACGGACGG
This sequence is a window from Sanguibacter antarcticus. Protein-coding genes within it:
- a CDS encoding methylated-DNA--[protein]-cysteine S-methyltransferase → MTNDSLPTFPDATASSLLETLGAADDDASTRLAARLAAAAADEDLLDIAYRTLDTPVGQLVLAATTEGLVRVAFASEGLEAVLSTLALRISPRVLYAPARLDATATELDEYFAGRRRTFDVPLDLRLAVGFRRDVVTALPTIAYGSTASYAAVAARAGSPRATRAVGTACARNPLPLVLPCHRVVRTDGGLGQYAGGAATKAWLLDLERGR
- a CDS encoding hemolysin family protein, which produces MSSGTALVVGVLLLAANAFFVGAEFAIISARRSAIEPLALAGNKRAKTVLWAMEHVSLMLACAQLGVTVCSTGLGVIAEPALAHLIEAPLEALGVSASLKHPIAFVLALAIVVYLHVVLGEMVPKNLSVSGPDKAVMWFGPPLVYVGRILKPIIYALNWIANHAVRFTGVEPKDEVASAFTAEEVQSILEHSRAQGSLADEQGLLAGAIEFSERDAVDVMVPVEDLVLLHEGCTADDVERLVARTGYSRFPVADAAGDLLGYLHLKDVLFATDDQRHVPLQVWRVRALAEASPGDEIEVVLRAMQRSGAHLARIWDGTSVLGVVFLEDILEELVGEVRDAMQRDVR
- a CDS encoding hemolysin family protein; translated protein: MTEWIYLGFGVLLTIGTAIFVASEFSLVTLDPAVVGTDEDDEPERPGAVDWRTRSVRTGLKHLSTELSSAQVGITITTVLLGYTAQPALLTLIAKPLGTSALGVTASGIVAAAVALVVVNVFSMLVGELIPKNYALSRPLATARQVVPLQRVFTRALAPLISLLNGSANALLRKVGVEPREELSGARSASELASLVRRSAQVGTLDKSMARLITNAVELDELTAVDVMTDRMRMAVVTRDDTAAAVIALARATGHSRFPVIDDSRDDIVGLVHLRKAVSVPYERRDQVPAAALMVDAPRVPETVRLGPLLVELRGFGLQMAVVVDEYGGTSGVVTLEDVIEELVGDVADEHDPRRAGALLATDGSWVVPGLLRPDELEERTGLRVPEGPDYETLGGLVMARLGRVPRIGDVVRVEAELEPRLILASIEAMDGRRVERLRLRTGQDA
- the adhE gene encoding bifunctional acetaldehyde-CoA/alcohol dehydrogenase, giving the protein MTMTDTPVSASISTQIDVLVAGAQEALAEYAAFTQEQIDQIVKKASVAALNQHGALAVHAVEETKRGTFEDKAVKNIFACEHVTNSMLKLKTVGIISRDEITGITEIAEPVGVICGVTPVTNPTSTAIFKALIALKTRNPIVFGFHPSAQGCSVAAAKVVRDAAIAAGAPKNCIQWVSTPSLEATNLLMNHPGVSLILATGGNAMVRAAYSCGKPALGVGAGNVPAFIERSAKLKRAVNDVVLSKSFDNGMVCASEQAVILDAPIYDEAMAEFDILHAYRANAAEKALLEEFIFGVQAGSENCGGAKLNASVVGQSPAWIAQNAGFTVPDETSIILVEVSGVGPHEPLTREKLAPVLAVLRADDAEHGISLSEQMVEFDGLGHSGSIHSEDAAIIEEFGSRVKAVRIITNAPSSLGGIGDIYNAFIPSLTLGCGSYGHNSVSNNVSAVNLVNIKRIGRRNNNLQWFKVPAKTYFEPNAIRYLADMHGISRVTIVTDSTMTRLGFVDKILDVLNRRGERVALQIIDDILPEPTVDSVQKGAEEMRHFNPDTIIALGGGSPMDAAKVMWLLYEHPEIEFADMKEKFFDVRKRAFKFPDLGEKASLVCIPTTSGTGSEMTPFAVISDPVSGKKYPLADYALTPTVAIVDPALTAMMPSFLAADSGFDALTHATEAYVSVYANDFTDGLCLHAIKLIFENIEESVVGGPGNSKDSVVKAREKMHNAASIAGMAFGNAFLGIAHAMAHVTGAEFHLIHGRTNATYLPHVIRYNGTVPTKLTSWPKYEYYVAPERFQQIAQHLGLPAATPAEGVESYARAVEQLRDKLSMPRSFQAQGVAEEDFIGRLDKLAMGAYEDQCAPANPRMPMLEDMKTIMEAAYYGTSFAEVRAGRTAVVEAAIETGAEGSAEAAETTPAEDVQASSRKSRKAAR
- a CDS encoding DNA-3-methyladenine glycosylase family protein, which encodes MSATLDVPCTLPLTLEPLLRTIAAHAVPGLETCDVEGRTHSKVVHDGEVGLAAAWDTPGAVTLSATGRAGPVEVTGDLVRLARRWLDLDRDVAAVDTRLAESELLRPLVAARPGLRVLGTDAPAGLRAFPRPAVLAGTDAEELRALVGLTRARAATVVGLARAVTDGVVLLTSTDPREVRAALLGLPGVGPWTADYLALRALGDHDAYPADDLVLKRALGVRSGREASALSRDWAPWRAYAVTHLWTQAVYGDARPAMTKARSPWREPEP
- a CDS encoding methylated-DNA--[protein]-cysteine S-methyltransferase; protein product: MKTFTVISSPLGDLTAVATDGTLSALYMTDAVHRPSDASFGEATEAGFALLREEITRYFAGELRTFTVETAAAGTPFQLRVWAALARIPYGQTRSYAEIAHDLGDPRTVRAVGAANGRNPLSIVVPCHRVVGADGSLVGFAGGIERKRALLDLENPAHGRSGVLF
- a CDS encoding M15 family metallopeptidase, translating into MIDEVKAPVDRTASFDRVAPLDRAASSSRNAPSNRTAPSQSASSSRNTSSQTRRSTSNRSTARAKVPANRPGASSRQSTSVAHRWIPRAAVLTSLAVATIALPLSSVVGAGTATSTSLLASTPDAPAAPVGPSTLEIVANSVEDTTTTPPASLAQAVPEEQRTVLAASRSEERTPLPGCDSDVQPTGTNGNLLKSTLCELWGSGNYLRADAAVAIAALNEAYVSEYGVNMCITDSYRTLSSQYSLKSAKGAYAATPGTSEHGWGLAVDLCPETYQSTAKWTWMKANGPLYGWDNPAWARPGGSGATEPWHWELTEAVEDGN
- a CDS encoding RNA polymerase sigma factor, coding for MSTASLPPFDAVVRQHGAAVLRLCRTVAGVHDAEDVWSETFLAALRAYPALPADTNVEAWLVTIARRKSIDALRAAGRRPVPVETVPERGAHEATGDPDLVTAVAALPLRQREAIAFHYLVGLPYAQVAEIVGGSEPAARRAAADGMKALRRTYRPALEPSGGGSR